One window of the Rhipicephalus sanguineus isolate Rsan-2018 chromosome 4, BIME_Rsan_1.4, whole genome shotgun sequence genome contains the following:
- the LOC119391542 gene encoding activating signal cointegrator 1 complex subunit 2 homolog gives MFGNRFPPTGQPGSFQQQGVAAGQQAPTAAPAQFAPGYGTLPVGAQQLPGAAVPGHQLGGPQTFLAPQQQQFQQQQFQQQQQFQPQQQFQQPPQQQFQQPQQQFQPQQPRFQPQQPAASAYQIAPGSAYPGAAQPCRKLIPAEHQEAYHHELHSRPHHRAHMQRPRHRAHREFSHWDLYNISPGHLASPQRRLKLCHRLQEPRNNPCRRTCSPE, from the exons ATGTTCGGCAATCGATTCCCGCCCACCGGACAACCTGGCTCCTTCCAGCAGCAGGGCGTGGCTGCGGGGCAACAGGCACCCACAGCTGCGCCGGCACAGTTTGCACCCGGGTACGGCACATTGCCTGTGGGCGCGCAACAGCTTCCTGGCGCCGCTGTTCCGGGACATCAGTTAGGAGGTCCACAGACATTCCTTGCACCTCAACAGCAGCAGTTCCAACAACAGCAGTTTCAGCAGCAACAACAGTTTCAACCACAGCAGCAGTTCCAGCAACCACCGCAGCAGCAGTTCCAGCAACCGCAGCAGCAGTTCCAGCCACAGCAGCCGCGGTTTCAGCCACAGCAACCAGCTGCGTCGGCGTACCAGATTGCCCCGGGATCCGCCTATCCAGGTGCAGCCCAACCC TGCCGCAAGCTTATCCCAGCGGAGCACCAGGAGGCCTACCACCACGAGCTCCATTCGCGGCCCCACCACAGGGCCCATATGCAGCGCCCGCGCCACAGGGCGCACCGGGAGTTCAGCCACTGGGACCTCTACAATATCAGCCCGGGCCACCTGGCTTCGCCCCAGCGCCGCCTCAAGCTGTGCCACCGGTTGCAGGAGCCGCGCAACAACCCTTGCCGGCGCACCTGTTCACCGGAATAG
- the LOC119391541 gene encoding uncharacterized protein LOC119391541 produces the protein MCSRVGAVSAARVGRGIRCTEKPGEDFQVVLPHLPSGDSVLHTVFLHGNLKARPYRVEHVRDSLARLSLLPEVVALGAYQMNHLWAVTFKDDEGKKKMLAAESFDVKDHRCMVIDPRDHGVRLKLYWLLHGVPDEDVRVALTPFGKVTEISRDKWKVQGCGDKGSTTRSVTMKLHVGVTVDDLPHQLRVAEDMALVVIPGRAPLCLRCRGIGHIRRDCRVPRCGVCRRYGHDDSHYVRSYASVTGPSRTDEVSEHLMDAADAEEASREDDNVEMPVKPLEPSSGAAQEGTSESDKPLVAPGTKAEKKAGDDDAKAASESSSAAREVGPGATDVEMTAAGAIASKRAREASDITGNVGTSGTGEPPKKTATGRRPTLKPRPNLPPDRGETPTAPPP, from the coding sequence ATGTGCTCCCGTGTAGGGGCGGTTTCAGCGGCTCGTGTGGGCCGCGGTATCAGGTGTACCGAAAAGCCAGGCGAAGATTTCCAGGTTGTTCTGCCTCATTTGCCTTCAGGTGATTCTGTTTTGCACACGGTTTTTTTGCATGGCAATTTAAAAGCCAGACCGTATCGAGTGGAGCATGTCCGAGACAGCCTTGCTCGTCTTTCGCTGCTGCCGGAAGTGGtcgcccttggggcataccaaaTGAACCACCTGTGGGCAGTGACGTTCAAGGATGATGAAGGCAAAAAGAAGATGCTGGCGGCGGAGTCATTCGACGTCAAGGACCATCGCTGTATGGTGATTGACCCCCGTGACCATGGTGTGCGGCTAAAGCTATACTGGCTGCTTCATGGCGTGCCGGACGAAGACGTGCGAGTTGCCTTGACGCCTTTCGGAAAAGTCACCGAAATAAGCAGAGACAAGTGGAAGGTCCAGGGTTGCGGTGACAAAGGGTCAACTACCCGCTCGGTTACAATGAAACTGCATGTGGGCGTTACTGTGGACGACCTGCCACACCAACTGCGTGTTGCGGAAGACATGGCGCTCGTCGTCATTCCTGGCAGAGCACCGCTCTGCCTCCGATGCCGGGGCATCGGGCACATTCGACGGGACTGCCGCGTGCCGCGTTGTGGGGTTTGTCGTCGCTATGGCCACGATGACTCTCACTACGTGCGGTCATACGCCAGCGTTACCGGGCCAAGCCGAACGGATGAAGTCTCTGAGCACCTGatggacgccgcggacgccgaagAAGCGAGCAGGGAGGACGACAATGTGGAAATGCCTGTAAAGCCCCTTGAACCTTCTTCAGGAGCCGCACAGGAAGGGACCAGTGAAAGCGACAAGCCCCTTGTTGCGCCAGGAACGAAGGCAGAGAAAAAAGCAGGAGACGACGACGCGAAAGCCGCGAGCGAGTCATCGTCAGCTGCGCGAGAGGTCGGCCCGGGTGCAACGGACGTCGAGATGACCGCGGCAGGAGCCATCGCTTCAAAGCGGGCTCGTGAGGCATCTGACATCACAGGAAACGTGGGCACGTCAGGCACCGGAGAACCTCCAAAAAAGACAGCGACTGGTCGGCGGCCTACCTTGAAACCAAGGCCAAACCTGCCGCCTGACCGTGGGGAGACCCCAACGGCGCCTCCGCCTTAG